Proteins encoded together in one Cuculus canorus isolate bCucCan1 chromosome 33, bCucCan1.pri, whole genome shotgun sequence window:
- the SYT3 gene encoding synaptotagmin-3 — MEAQRGERSALPLPEDKAEQNPTLLGQIQPELYGSEDLGGARGGPLPTSCGRLSFSLRYSYASQQLVVRVLRAIDLPAKDSNGFSDPYVKIYLLPDRKKKFQTKVHRKTLNPIFDETFSFGVPFGELPLRRLQFSIYDFDRFSRHDLIGNVILENLLEAAERGPDVPIWRDILEGGGEKADLGEVNFSLCYLPTAGRLTVTVIRASNLRAMDLTGYSDPYVKASLMADGRRLKKRKTSIKKNTLNPSYNEALVFDVPHESVNHVSITIAVVDYDCIGHNEVIGLCRVGSDADGRGREHWAQMLANPRKPIEHWHTLVEEKALVPKGAREKPTAVLEPLGATDQ; from the exons ATGGAGGCACAAAGGGGGGAGCG TTCCGCCCTTCCCCTCCCGGAGGACAAAGCCGAGCAGAACCCCACCCTCTTGGGTCAAATCCAACCGGAACTTTACGGCTCCGAAGACCTCGGAGGCGCTCGAGGAGGtcctctccccacctcctgcGGTCGCCTCAGTTTCTCCTTACGTTACTCCTACGCTTCGCAACAGTTGGTGGTCCGCGTCCTTCGCGCCATCGATCTTCCGGCCAAAGATTCCAATGGTTTTTCCGATCCTTACGTGAAAATCTACCTCTTACCCGACCGGAAGAAGAAATTCCAGACGAAGGTCCACCGGAAGACGTTGAACCCCATCTTTGATGAGACcttcagttttggggtccctttcGGTGAACTTCCGCTCCGACGCCTTCAGTTTTCCATCTACGACTTCGATCGCTTCTCCCGTCATGACCTCATCGGGAATGTCATCCTGGAGAACCTTCTGGAAGCGGCCGAGCGCGGTCCCGATGTCCCCATCTGGAGGGATATCCTGGAGGGAGGAGGG GAGAAGGCCGATCTGGGAGAGGTGAACTTCTCGCTGTGTTATCTGCCGACCGCCGGACGCCTGACGGTCACCGTCATCCGCGCCTCCAACCTACGCGCCATGGACCTCACCGGCTACTCGg ACCCCTACGTGAAGGCGTCCCTCATGGCCGACGGGCGGCGCCTGAAGAAGCGCAAAACCTCCATCAAGAAGAACACTCTGAACCCGAGCTACAACGAAGCCCTCGTGTTCGACGTTCCGCACGAGAGCGTGAACCACGTCAGCATCACCATCGCCGTCGTCGACTACGACTG CATTGGGCACAACGAGGTCATCGGCCTTTGCCGCGTGGGCAGCGACGCCGACGGCCGCGGCCGCGAGCATTGGGCGCAGATGTTGGCCAACCCGCGCAAACCCATCGAGCACTGGCACACCCTCGTCGAG